The genomic stretch CAGGAATGGCGAAGGGCACAAAGATAACCTTGCCGTCATGGCGCCCGATGGCTTCGCCGCCATGCGCAATGCCGGTTAGCGTGAGTTCCAGAACATTTGTCATGATTTTTTCAAGAGAGGCATAAAACGATATTGCCAGGGGAAGGCGGCAAAATCAATCTCGAGGTCGCTGCCGGCTGTCACCAGGACGCCCTGGCTGTCGCTGCCCAGGATGACATAGGCCGGGGGCGCCGTGACGCTGAGGCTGTAGCTGGTGGGGGACAGGTTGAAGAAACGATAGGCGCCATCACTGTCGCTGCTGGTGGTGGCGACGACAAAAGCGCCCTGGCGCAGGGTCAGGGTCACGCCGGCAATCCCCGCTTCGCCAGGCTGCTGCACGAGGTCCCGGTTGAGGTCCGCAAAGACCGCGCCGCGGATGGCGCCCACGGCCGGCGTTGGGCTGGGGGTGGCGGTCGGCGTGGGCGTGGGGGTGTGCGTGGCAGTCTCCGTTGGTGACTGCGTGGGCGTTGGTGTATTCGTGGGCGTGCGCGTCGGCGTTGGGGTCAGGGTTGATGTGGGGGTGCGCGTGGGCGTCGGGGTCAAGGTCGGCGTGGAGGTCCACACCGGTGTGGGGGTGGGGGTGCTGTTGCCGGGCGAAAGGCGCAGTCGCCAGGACGCGGTGCTGAGATAGGCGGTGACGCGGCCGTTGTAGGCGGTCAGCGGCTGCACGCTGTGGCTGCCGTTGCCCAGGTTGTCCTTTTCGAGCACATAGGGGCCGCTGGCGGGCAGGCCCAGGCTGGCGACATCGAAGGCCAGGTCAACGCCGGCCTCTTCGGTGATGATGCCGGTGATCCAGCGCGCGCTGCTGCTGAACGTCAGGTCGGCGGCGGTCCAATGCGGGTCGCCGTACTGCGTGATGCCCAACCACCAGGTGGTTTTGCTCTCATCGGTGCGCAGGGCAATGGCAGACGGATTGCTGGCGAGGATCAGCGGGCTGAGAAAATCAAAGGCCCAGGTGGCATTCCAGGGGCTGGGGTCGCCGTCGTGATCGCCGTTGTACCAGTGCATCTCCAGCCGGTCCGGCCCCACGCGGGCGATGGCATCGTAGATGTCCTGGCCGTGATGGGGCAGCACCTTGGTGTCGGCGCTGCCGTGTACGATTGCCAGCGGCATATGCTTGAAACCGAGCGCAACATTCTTGGGGCCGCGCCGCGCATACTCGAACGGCTGGCTGGACGGGGTGCCGTACGTTTCGCTTTCGATGACCGTGCGCCGCCAGTCCTCGGTTTCGTAGTACCAATCGCTGAGCGAGGCAAAGGCGGAGTACTCGACGATGCCGGCAAAGACGTCCGGATACTTGGCCGCGCCGAGCAGGGCGGTCTGCGCGCCCATGGAAAAGCCGATCAGGTAGACGCGGCTGCTGTCCACGGCGTAATGGGCTTTCATGTAGTTGACGGTGTCGAGCAGGTCGCGCTGCGCGGCGCGGGCGCCCAGGGAATGCCCGCCGCCGGAGTCGGGGTTTTCGCCGTGCATTTCAGGCGAGGCGAGCAGCCAGCCGCGGCGGTTAGCCTCCGCGCCGTAGGCGTAGATCGGCTGCCAGCGCAGGCTCAGCTCGTTGCCGTAGCCATGCACGCCGATGATGAGCGGCCGCGGCGCGCCATCGTAGTTGGAGGGAATTTGGGCAATGGCGCGCGGATAGCTGGGATAGGCGGGATAGCTGCTGGCGTAGACGAAATCCTGATAGGTGGCGCCGCTCACGTCGCCGCTGATCTCCAGGATGCCGCTGGCGATGCTGTAGCTGTCGTTGGGGTCCGCGTCGTTGACGATGCGGATGGTGTTGAGGCCGTTGCGCACCAGGGCCAGGTTGGCAATCGGCAGGGTGGTGGTGATGCCGGTGCGTGAGCAGTAGCCGGCGCCGGTCGTCCAGTCGGGAATGGCGCCGATCCTGCTGTCGTTGAGGTAGATGCTGTGGCCGGGCCGCGCATTGTTGATGTCGAGCTTGAGGCTGGCGCTGCTGGGCGTGCCGGAAAAGGCCAGCAGCACGGTGGCCTCCGCCTCATGGATGGCGGCATCCACGGCCAGGCAGGTGTTGAGCTGGCTGGACTGCACGACGGCTGCCGGCTGCCCAGGGCCTGGGTTGGCCGCGGCGATCGGATGAGCGCCCGCAGCAGGATTTCGCACAAAAAACAGCAAGGCGCCGCTGACAAGAAAGGCCAGCAGCCAGGCCCAGCCGCCGAATGAATTCGGGCCGAAGGGGCGTGCCTCCGCAAGGTCGGCCTGCGCCGACCGGCATCGCGTCCACGCAGGTGGACGCCCGGCGGCACGCCCATCAGGCGCGATTTCAATCGCCCAGCCGCCGAATGAATTCGGGCCGAAGGGGCGTGCCTCCGCAAGGTCGGCCTGCGCCGACCGGCATCGCGTCCACGCAGGTGGACGCCCGGCGGCACGCCCATCAGGCGCGATTTCAATCGCTCGCCGGCAGGCGTTCGAGGTAGGTTGGCGTTGTGTCTGTTCGCGTTTTATCATTAGATTGGTCGTTTGGGCACGGGGCCACGCAGAAAATCTTTGTGTCTTGGCGCCCTGGTGTGAGGCAATCAGGTTTGCCACCAGATGCCGGTGCATTCGGGCAGGATCGGTTCGGGTTGGGGGCCGAGATGGGCGAGCATGTCGTCGCCAAAGAAGAAGCGGACGAGTCTGGCTGCTTCTGCCTGCGAGGCAAAACGGTAGTCGGTGCGAATCCAGGTGGAAGCGAAGCCGGCCGCGTCCAGGTAGGTGTAGTAATCGGCCAGGTGAGGCGGGGCCAGCGGCGTGGTTTGCCCGGTGCCCTGGGTTTCGAGCAGGATGATGACGCCGCCAGGGCGCAGCACACGGCGCATTTCGGCCAGCGCCTTGCCCAACTCGGCGCGCCAGGCCTCGTTTTCCTGGTACCAGGTGACGGTGTAGCAGATGCTCCAGCCTGAAAGGGCCACATCGGCCACGCCGTCGGCCAGGGGAAGCTGCCGGTGATCGGCCTCCTGCAGGCGCCAGTTGTTCCAGCCGCCCGCCAGCAGTTTGCGTTGCGCGACGGCCAGCATGGCCGGCGACAGGTCGAAGGCCTGGATGGAACGCACGAGCGACGCCAGCAGGCAGGTCAGCCGACCGCTGCCCGCGCCCAATTCCACGACATCCAGCCCGGCCAGGGGGCGGATGGCGTTGAGCGCGGGCAGAATATGCTGTTCGTGGTCTTCGGCCGAGACCAGTTCGTCGTACTCGGCTGCGCTTGTCAGGTAAACATCATGGTGATCGAGCATGGCGGCCATTGTACCAGTGAGATTCGTTGGCGTCAATAGATTGGAGACCGGAGACCGGAGACCGGAGACCGGAGACCGGAGACCGGAGACCGGAGATCAACGTTTGACGAAGGGGAGATACCAGCGCTGCGCGGGCGGTGTGGTGGGGGTCGGCGTCGGTGTTTTGGTCAAAGCGAGTGTTGGCGTGACGGTTACGCTTGTCGTGGGGGTGGCCGTGGCGGTCGGGGTGACCGTGGGCGTCGGGCTGGCGGTGGACGTCGGGGTGACGGTGGGCGTGCGGGTGACGGTGGGCGTGGGGGTGGCGGTTGTCCAGCCCGGCGGCGGGCGGAAGGTAATGTCGAGCTGCGCGGCCAGCGCGCCGTTGCCGTCCCAGGCGTCAACGTCCAGGTAGCCACTATTGCTGCCGAGGCTGAAGACGAAAAGGGCCAGCGCGGCGCCCGGCGTCCATCCGGGGCGGTCAATGATCTCTTGCAGCGGCCCGGCCAGGTTCGGCGACTCGATCCAGCCCGCGGGCCAGTTGGGGATGGGCCAATCAGCCGCGGCCTGGGTGCGGGGCCGGGTGGGCGCCAGCGGGTTGGCGGCCTGAAAATCCAGGGCGGCATCGCTGGCTTCGCCATACACCACCAGTTGAACGGGCAGACCACCGCTGGTCACGTCGTTCGGGTGCAGGCGCAGGCGGGCGTCGAGCACCTGCGCGCCGGCGGGCAGGGTGACGCCAGCGAAACGAAAGCCGCCGGTGAAGCTGGTGTCACCGTCGCGGCCCAGGCGCAGCGCAGGCGCTGTTACCTGGTTGATGGTCAGATCGCTGCGCACGGCCGTATCATCGCCGCTGGCGCTGATCGCCAACTCCACATTGACCGGCGCGATGACAGGGGTTGGGGTGTCGGTCACGGCCAGGACATCGCCGAAATTGACTTCCGCGCCCTGGCTGCCGATCAACTGCACGCGCACGTTGTTTTCGGTGGTGGAGAGAAAGCCGGGCGGGTCGCTCTCGATCACCCAATAGACGCCGGCGGCCAGGCCCTCGAAGCGATAGTCGCCGTCGGCTGCGCTGGCTGTGCTGGTCAGGTAAACCTGGTTCGCATCCTTGAGGGTGATGGCGACGCCGGGCAGGGGCGGCTCACCGGCGTCGGGGAACGCGTCCAGGTCGAGGTCATGCCAGACCAAGCCGGTGATGACGCCCGCCGGCGGCCGCGGCGCCATCAAGCGCGCCGTGGCCTGGCTGTCAGGCGCCCAAAACAACCCCAGGGTCACCGCGACGATAATGGCGATGATCGCGATGACCCCGCTGGTCAGAAGGAGGGGAAGTTTGGGTCGTTCGTTCAAGTGGTGTATCCTTGCGGCAGGTACTGGCGGCCCACGATGATGTCGCCGAAGAAGACGGGGAATTCGGTGCGGGGGATGACGACGACGGGCACCAGGTTGGCGGTGATGGAGATGTTCTGCGGCCAGTCCACCTGTTCCACGATGTAGGGGCCGGGGAGAAGCTGGTCGAAGCTGAAGGCGCCGTCTGCGCCGGTGGTAATTGTCGCGAGTACGATGTCGTCGGGCTGTAGTTTGGCGTCCCCAAACAGGTCCTGATGCAGCCGGATGGTGATGCCGACCAGGCCCGGCTCGCCCGCTTCGGGTACGCCGTTGTGATTCAGGTCGTGCCAGACGCGGCCGTAGATGCGACCGGTGTTGGGCGTGGCGGTCGGCGTGGGGGTCAGGGTGGGCGTCGGCGTGGGCACGGCATTATCCGCAAAGTTGATCGCAATCTCCTGACCGGCCGCGACCTGGAACAGCACCAGGTTGGGACTGCCCGGTGGCGAGATGTAGCCGGTCGGGTCGGTCTCTTCCAGGCGATACTGGCCTGGCGTCAGGTTGGCGAAGCGGAAGCGGCCGTCCGCGGCGGTGTTGGTGCTGCCCACGAATTGATTGCTGAACGTCTTGAGCGTGATGAGGACGCCGCCCAGGGCCGGCTCGCCGTTGTCAGGCACGATGTTGCCGTCGAGGTCGTTCCAGACCAGGCCGCTGACCGCACCGGTGGGCGGCGTGGCCGTGGGCGTGGCCGTCGGCGTCAGGGTCGCCGTGCGCGTCGCGGTCGCCGTGGGCGTCAGGGTGGCGGTCGGGGTACGCGTGG from Candidatus Amarolinea dominans encodes the following:
- a CDS encoding prolyl oligopeptidase family serine peptidase, with protein sequence MIKREQTQRQPTSNACRRAIEIAPDGRAAGRPPAWTRCRSAQADLAEARPFGPNSFGGWAIEIAPDGRAAGRPPAWTRCRSAQADLAEARPFGPNSFGGWAWLLAFLVSGALLFFVRNPAAGAHPIAAANPGPGQPAAVVQSSQLNTCLAVDAAIHEAEATVLLAFSGTPSSASLKLDINNARPGHSIYLNDSRIGAIPDWTTGAGYCSRTGITTTLPIANLALVRNGLNTIRIVNDADPNDSYSIASGILEISGDVSGATYQDFVYASSYPAYPSYPRAIAQIPSNYDGAPRPLIIGVHGYGNELSLRWQPIYAYGAEANRRGWLLASPEMHGENPDSGGGHSLGARAAQRDLLDTVNYMKAHYAVDSSRVYLIGFSMGAQTALLGAAKYPDVFAGIVEYSAFASLSDWYYETEDWRRTVIESETYGTPSSQPFEYARRGPKNVALGFKHMPLAIVHGSADTKVLPHHGQDIYDAIARVGPDRLEMHWYNGDHDGDPSPWNATWAFDFLSPLILASNPSAIALRTDESKTTWWLGITQYGDPHWTAADLTFSSSARWITGIITEEAGVDLAFDVASLGLPASGPYVLEKDNLGNGSHSVQPLTAYNGRVTAYLSTASWRLRLSPGNSTPTPTPVWTSTPTLTPTPTRTPTSTLTPTPTRTPTNTPTPTQSPTETATHTPTPTPTATPSPTPAVGAIRGAVFADLNRDLVQQPGEAGIAGVTLTLRQGAFVVATTSSDSDGAYRFFNLSPTSYSLSVTAPPAYVILGSDSQGVLVTAGSDLEIDFAAFPWQYRFMPLLKKS
- a CDS encoding class I SAM-dependent methyltransferase, coding for MLDHHDVYLTSAAEYDELVSAEDHEQHILPALNAIRPLAGLDVVELGAGSGRLTCLLASLVRSIQAFDLSPAMLAVAQRKLLAGGWNNWRLQEADHRQLPLADGVADVALSGWSICYTVTWYQENEAWRAELGKALAEMRRVLRPGGVIILLETQGTGQTTPLAPPHLADYYTYLDAAGFASTWIRTDYRFASQAEAARLVRFFFGDDMLAHLGPQPEPILPECTGIWWQT